From the Pongo pygmaeus isolate AG05252 chromosome X, NHGRI_mPonPyg2-v2.0_pri, whole genome shotgun sequence genome, one window contains:
- the LOC129024704 gene encoding melanoma-associated antigen C1-like, translating to MGDKEMPAAAMPSLLQTSAESPQNHSEGEDSQSPLQSPQSRPEGEDSPDHLQRPPEGKDSQSPLQIPQSSPEGDDIQSPLQNPQSPPEWEDSLSPHYFPQSPPEGEDSLSPHYFPQSPSQGEDSVSPHYFPQSPPEWEDSLSPHYFPQSPPQGEDSLSPHYFPLSPPLGEDSLSPHYFSQSPPEWEDSMSPHYFPLSPPEVEDSMSPHYFPQSPPEGEDSMSPHYFPQSPPEWEDFLAPLQIHLCPPQGEDFQSFLQSPVSFCSSSTSLSVPQSFPESPESPPDGPALSSLQRPVGSFCSYTLASLLQSSHENPQSPPEGPAPSPLQSPVSSFPSSTSSSLSQSSPVSSFPSYTSSSLSQSSPVSSFPSSTTSSLSQSSPESPQSSLQSPVSSFFSSSSLSPFSEESSSPVDEDTSTSDTLLESDSLTDSESLIESEPLFTYTLDEKVDELVRFLLLKYQAKQPITKAEMLTNVISRYTGYFPVIFRKAHELIEILFGISLREVDPDDSYVFVNTLDLTSEGSLSDEQGMPQNPLLILILSIIFMKGTCASEEVIWDVLSGIGVRAGREHFVFGEPRELLTKVWVQEHYLEYQEVPNTSPPCYEFLWGPRAHSEIIKRKVLEFLAMLNNTVPVTFPSSYKDALKDVEERAQAIIDTTDDSTATESASSSVMSPSFSSE from the exons ATGG GGGACAAGGAGATGCCTGCTGCTGCGATGCCAAGTCTTCTCCAGACTTCTGCTGAGAGTCCTCAGAATCATTCTGAGGGGGAGGACTCCCAGTCTCCTCTCCAGAGTCCTCAGAGTCGTCCTGAAGGGGAGGACTCCCCAGATCATCTCCAGAGACCTCCTGAGGGGAAGGACTCCCAGTCTCCTCTCCAGATTCCTCAGAGTTCTCCTGAGGGCGACGACATCCAGTCTCCTCTCCAGAATCCTCAGAGTCCTCCTGAGTGGGAGGACTCCCTGTCTCCTCACTACTTTCCTCAGAGCCCTCCTGAGGGGGAGGACTCCCTGTCTCCTCACTACTTTCCTCAGAGTCCTTCTCAGGGGGAGGACTCCGTGTCTCCTCACTACTTTCCTCAGAGCCCTCCTGAGTGGGAGGATTCCCTGTCTCCTCACTACTTTCCTCAGAGCCCTCCTCAGGGGGAAGACTCCCTGTCTCCTCACTACTTTCCTCTGAGTCCTCCTCTGGGGGAGGACTCCCTGTCTCCTCACTACTTTTCTCAGAGCCCTCCTGAGTGGGAGGACTCCATGTCTCCTCACTACTTTCCTCTGAGCCCTCCTGAGGTGGAGGACTCCATGTCTCCTCACTACTTTCCTCAGAGCCCTCCTGAGGGGGAGGACTCCATGTCTCCTCACTACTTTCCTCAGAGTCCTCCTGAGTGGGAGGACTTCCTCGCTCCTCTCCAGATTCATCTATGTCCTCCTCAGGGGGAGGACTTCCAGTCTTTTCTCCAGAGTCCTGTGAGTTTCTGCTCCTCCTCCACTTCATTGAGTGTTCCCCAGAGTTTCCCTGAGAGTCCTGAGAGTCCTCCTGACGGGCCTGCTCTGTCTTCTCTCCAGAGACCTGTTGGCTCCTTCTGCTCCTACACTTTAGCAAGTCTTCTCCAAAGTTCCCATGAGAATCCTCAGAGTCCTCCTGAGGGGCCTGCCCCGTCTCCTCTCCAGAGTCCTGTgagctccttcccctcctccactTCATCGAGTCTTTCCCAGAGTTCTCCTGTGAGCTCCTTCCCCTCCTACACTTCATCGAGTCTTTCCCAGAGCTCTCCTGTGAGCTCCTTCCCCTCTTCCACTACATCGAGTCTCTCCCAGAGTTCCCCTGAGAGTCCTCAGAGTTCTCTCCAGAGTCCTGTGagctccttcttctcctcttcttcattGAGCCCATTCAGTGAAGAGTCCAGCAGCCCAGTAGATGAAGATACAAGTACCTCAGACACCTTGCTAGAGAGTGATTCCTTGACAGACAGTGAGTCCTTGATAGAGAGCGAGCCCTTGTTCACTTATACACTGGATGAAAAGGTGGACGAGTTGGTGCGGTTTCTTCTCCTCAAATATCAAGCGAAGCAGCCTATCACAAAGGCAGAGATGCTGACGAATGTCATCAGCAGGTACACGGGCTACTTTCCTGTGATCTTCAGGAAAGCCCATGAGCTCATAGAGATTCTTTTTGGCATTTCCCTGAGAGAAGTGGACCCTGACGACTCCTATGTCTTTGTAAACACATTAGACCTCACCTCTGAGGGGAGTCTGAGTGATGAGCAGGGCATGCCCCAGAACCCCCTCCTGATTCTTATTCTGAGTATCATCTTCATGAAGGGCACCTGTGCCTCTGAGGAGGTCATCTGGGATGTGCTGAGTGGAATAGGGGTGCGTGCTGGGAGGGAGCACTTTGTCTTTGGGGAGCCCAGGGAGCTCCTCACTAAAGTTTGGGTGCAGGAACATTACCTAGAGTACCAGGAGGTGCCCAACACTTCTCCTCCATGTTACGAATTCCTGTGGGGTCCAAGAGCTCATTCAGAAATCATTAAGAGGAAAGTATTAGAGTTTTTGGCCATGCTAAACAATACTGTCCCTGTTACCTTTCCATCCTCGTACAAGGATGCTTTGAAAGATGTGGAAGAGAGAGCGCAGGCCATAATTGACACCACAGATGATTCTACTGCCACAGAAAGTGCAAGCTCCAGCGTCATGTCCCCCAGCTTCTCTTCTGAGTGA